Proteins from one Natrinema versiforme genomic window:
- a CDS encoding helix-turn-helix domain-containing protein: protein MSRTSNRTNGDVIRDFLSVADLLEEPQLAQLYAYITREEEATVQELMDGLDLAQGTAYAYVNRLVDAGVLEVTTDEQPRTYVARDIDLTVTAADGAREYTITPALIDAVGRRATDGDIDTYIDRHGIAGLATALTYTVDRERGEVTHRLMARDLDISALAAEIILQALRPVVNEHFDIEEAGVSVADIEGVDRDIAGDDA, encoded by the coding sequence ATGTCACGCACATCAAACCGAACTAACGGAGATGTCATCCGTGACTTCCTCTCGGTTGCGGATCTCCTCGAGGAGCCACAGCTCGCTCAACTGTACGCGTATATCACCCGAGAGGAGGAAGCAACCGTCCAGGAACTGATGGACGGCCTCGACCTCGCGCAGGGCACGGCCTACGCCTACGTCAACCGGTTGGTCGACGCCGGCGTCCTCGAGGTGACAACCGACGAACAACCTCGGACGTACGTTGCTCGCGACATCGATCTGACCGTCACGGCCGCCGATGGTGCTCGCGAATACACGATCACACCGGCGCTCATCGACGCCGTTGGACGGCGGGCCACTGACGGCGACATCGACACGTACATCGACCGGCATGGAATTGCTGGCCTCGCGACGGCGCTCACCTACACCGTCGACCGGGAGCGCGGAGAGGTCACCCACCGGCTGATGGCCCGAGATCTCGATATCTCCGCACTTGCGGCCGAGATCATCCTCCAGGCGCTTCGACCCGTCGTCAACGAGCACTTCGACATTGAGGAGGCAGGCGTGTCGGTCGCGGATATCGAGGGTGTCGACCGGGACATCGCCGGCGACGACGCGTGA
- a CDS encoding thermonuclease family protein — protein MTASAGAITAPSVETTTSISESTTVTVTNVVDGDTIDIEYQNGSTDTVRLLGVDTPETYGSVSPGEFEGVPDTQAGRECLQAAGENASAYATDQLAGQTVTLQFDSQADRRGDYGRLLAYVQVDGSNFNYDLVEQGHARVYDSTFSQSDSFYSAESAAQSAERNAWSCRSPNDAGSGEDESSGGDASALTIDWVNAEASSLNDERVKITNTGSSSVDLDGFTLADEAGYSHMFAELTLSAGDSVYVHTGSGTNDGDDRYMGYGTEIWNDNGDTATMQTAAGTTVDQLAY, from the coding sequence ATGACAGCCTCGGCGGGGGCGATCACGGCGCCGTCGGTCGAGACGACGACCTCGATCAGCGAGTCGACGACGGTGACGGTAACAAACGTCGTCGATGGGGACACAATCGACATCGAATACCAGAATGGTTCGACCGATACCGTTCGACTACTGGGTGTCGACACACCGGAAACGTACGGATCGGTCTCGCCCGGCGAATTCGAGGGCGTGCCGGACACGCAGGCGGGCCGTGAGTGCCTGCAAGCTGCGGGTGAGAACGCAAGTGCGTACGCGACTGACCAACTCGCTGGCCAAACGGTCACGCTGCAATTCGACAGCCAGGCGGACCGACGCGGTGACTACGGTCGTCTGCTCGCGTACGTACAGGTCGATGGTTCGAACTTCAACTACGATCTTGTGGAGCAGGGCCACGCCCGGGTCTACGACAGTACGTTCTCCCAGAGCGATTCGTTCTACAGCGCCGAATCGGCGGCTCAGTCCGCCGAGCGAAACGCCTGGTCGTGTCGGTCGCCGAACGACGCCGGCTCTGGCGAGGACGAGTCGTCGGGTGGGGACGCAAGTGCACTCACTATCGATTGGGTCAACGCGGAAGCGAGTTCCCTCAACGACGAGCGTGTGAAGATTACCAATACCGGCAGTAGTTCGGTCGACCTCGACGGGTTCACGCTCGCCGACGAGGCGGGTTATAGCCACATGTTTGCGGAGCTCACGCTCAGCGCCGGTGATTCGGTATACGTTCATACTGGTAGTGGGACCAACGACGGCGACGACCGCTACATGGGCTACGGGACCGAGATATGGAACGACAATGGTGACACGGCGACGATGCAGACGGCAGCCGGGACGACCGTCGACCAACTCGCGTACTAA